DNA from Cynocephalus volans isolate mCynVol1 chromosome 2, mCynVol1.pri, whole genome shotgun sequence:
caaaataactaaaaatggatcaactacctaaatgtaaaagttaaaactATATGTTTTCCTTAGAGGAAAACATGGGAGTAAACCTTTCTGACCTTCTTAGATACAATACCAAAGCacacatgaaaagaaagaaatagataaattagacttcatcaaagctaaaaatattttctctgcaaGTGATAAGGTcaagaattggagaaaatatttgaaattcataAATCTGATAAGAATCTAGTatccataatatattttaaaaactcttaaactcaataataaaaagaccatCTAGTTTGAAAATGAGTAAAGAAtttgaataggtatttctctaaagaagatacacaaatagccaacaagcacaAGACAAGATGCTCTACATCTTTAGTCATTAGAGAACATCAagtcaaaactgcaatgagatactacttcagacctactaggatggctataatcaaaaagacagacaataacaagtgttggggaGAGTGTGGAGAATTTGCAACTCTCTTCCATTGTTGGTGAgaattaaaatggtacagctgctttaaaaaacaatttggaaaTTCTTGAAAAAGTTggacatagagttaccatatgacctagcaattctacttctaggtttATACCCAAAATTAATGAAAACCTATGCCCacacagaaatttttaaacaaatgtttatagcagaattattcataataaccaaaaagtggaaacagctcCAATGATCACCAATGGactaatggataaataaaacatggtatatccttaaaatggaatatttttggcagtaaaaagaagtaaagtactgatatgtgctacagcatgaacaaactttaaaaacattatgctaggtaAAAGAAGCCACTTATGAAAGACCACATATGATATGATTcaatttagatgaaatgttcaGAATGGACACATTCATAGAGACATTGCCTAGGGCTCAGGAATTACCAGTAAATAGGGAGTGACTACTAAAAGACACAAGATTTATTTGGGGGGTGTGATGAAAACATCCTAAAATTGATTATGTTGATGGCTGCACACTTCtatgaatgtactaaaaatcTTTGAATTGTACAGTTTAATGAGTTAATCATCTGTCTCAATAATGCTGTCTTCCAAATAAATCCATGCAATATACATGCACACAAGATGGCAAGAGTAGCAGAGTAGGAAGTTAAATTCAAATGACAAGGCTTGCCGAGGCAGTTTTTTCCATCATGTAGAGTACATGCCAGAGTTTCAGGGCTGTAGGAGTACATGTGATTTGAGTAGACCCCACTTAGGGCTTCCCATGACCTCAATGGACCTTATCCTGAACAGGCAGAATACTAATACCTTCAACCTAATGAGTTTCCTTTCAGGAAGCAGGAAAATACCAGAATTTGAGCACACAAATTCCCAAATCAGTAAGTGCCTGGTATCTCCTGTTGGAAACACACCCTTTGTAGTTTTCACAGTAAATTACTTACACTAAACTATGTTTTTGGTGAATATTTATAATTGGAGTcttatttttccagttcttttaaagttaaaatcaGCTTTTACAAGtctgctttccatcttctttAGTTCTTGCAAAGTCAAACTAATTGCTTCCAGAGACCATAAAGCACACCATATTTCATAGAATGTGTCCTCTCCAAGGACCTTGGCGAAGTTTCAAAACACTTTCTCATCCATCTCCATGACTACATAACAAGATAGGTGAGTCCCATTAtctcctccctcctttccccctcccttcttcACCCAGCTAacctgtttccttttccttcttcaaggATAAAACCAGCTTAGACACAACAGACCAACCAACTACCAGTGCAAGACAGCTCCTTGAAATCTTGGTCTAGGAAATTTTCTGAAAGGCTGGGCAATTGCACAGAGTTACAGACAAGGGGCATGGAAATGCATGAGATAGAATCAGATCTTGAAGTATCTGTGGACCCAACTCATTTCCCCATTGCCACTGGCAAGTAAGCAAAGCAAGCTGAAAAATAGAAGGAATTCATTGGATACTTTAGCCTCACTGCTATGGTATGAAagttgtgtcccctcaaaattcttatattgaaacctaatccccaatgtgatgatattagtaggtggagcctttggaaggtgattaggtcatgagggctttgctgtcacgaatgggattagtgcccttataaaagaggctcaaggGAGTTTCCTTATTGTTTCTGCATCTGAGGTTACAGCAAAAAGAtggccatctgtgaaccaggaagggGGCCCTCGCCAGACACTAAATTTGCCAGTgacttgatcttagacttcccaatCTCTAGTACTacaagaaattaatttcagttgtttataaacttcctagtttatggtattttgttatagcacccAAATGAACTGAAACACTAATGGATCTAGATTTTCTAGGAATATCCTGTTTAAGGGTCAAATAGGTCTCCTATAGTTCTTGATAAGTGGACTTGAAGAGCAGATTGGATTGCTCTGCTTTCCACTGGTTTAACTGGACAGACCTAACCTTTAGGCTTCGTATATCATTCTTCACACATTGCTTAACATGGTATTTTTGGGTTACTCTTCCTGAAAGGCTGTTGTCCCTTGGAACCGTGCCTCCTTGAAAAAGCACATAACatgttctcttaaaaaaaaaaagtagagataaTCAGAGAATTGTTCAACCACTCCTCTAAATCATAGCATCCCTCACATACTCAACCAAATGGCAGATTATTCAAATGCCATGACATGGATCAATACCCTTTCCAGCAGGCTCCTGCCATCTGGGCTGGAAACTGTTTTAGAATAGGACAAAGCCTTTTCACATTTACAGATGAAGTTGCAAAAGGAAAGATCCATAGGAGAAAAAACTCCCAACTTTCCCTTTTCTGTCATTAGCCCACATCTCCCTGCCTCAAAATCTCATTAGCTCCTTCACCTCCCTCTCTTTACATCCAGACACCAACTCCTGCCAGTTCCTTCTTTGATGTACTTTTCagtcttatttgttttctgttccttctGCCAGACTCCCACATTCAAGCCTTTATTGCTTCACACCTGCATCATTGAAATTATCTCCAAACAGAACACTCTGCTTTCATTATTAGTGGTCCCCACTGACTAAAACTACAGTtctttctagctttttaatctggTGTTTAAGTGCCTCCACAAATGATCTCTAGCCCCCTTTTTTGTACTTACCCACTTCTATATGAATCTTCTGCTTTGGCTAAAAGGGTCTAACTGGCATTTCTAAGAGAATCTGCTACCTCAAATTTAAAGGGTATATTATATGTACAAATCATTTGGCAAAATCACGAATATTATGTAAGTGTGAGTTATTTTGTCTTGTACCTACACCTGGTCACCCTGTTGTAAACCTTTAATGATTAATAactctctttttattcttatgCTGTGCCCTTACTCTGCTCAGAACATTTTTCCTCTTATCTAGTTACCCCAATCCCCATTCCTTTGGCTTTAGacccatctttctctctcttgacaGACTCTTCAGGTTGACATAACACATGAAAGGTTTTGAATCTGCTTCTTTCTCTAAAATCACCATCTCCATAATCAACTCAGTCTATTAATGAACATCTAGCAGTCCAGACAGAAATTTCATCCCACTTTCcaggaagaagaaatcaagctgCCTTTTGTCGCCTCATAaagaatatcttttttccatACCACCCCCCATCTGCCCAGAGCCTAATCCCAGATGTCTACACAGCATTTCCTACATACTCTTCTCTGCCTACCCCCAGCCCACAGTAATCTTTGTCCTCTGAACACATACAGAGCCAAACTCCTGTGATTTGTCCTGTTTATATGGCACTTTTATCTTGCCATAAGTAGTTATTTAGCCATATTAGTTTATTCTTATATGCCCCAATAGGTTGAAAACTCCTTCAGAATAATGACAGGATCTTATATTCATCTGTAGTCCCAGACTTCAACATTATCAAACAGTGGCTGACAGATGATTACTGCTAACCGGTTAGTGGAGCTTCCCGGTCACACTGGAAGTGACTACTAATTCCCTTTCTTACCTGAAGTGTTGATAAAGGCAGCAGGACATCCTATAGAAAATAGAAAGCCATTGTCCCCCTGGAGGAAGACATGCCAGAGGAGAAAACAGGTGCCTAGAAAAGGGATATGTAGAATCCGAAATACAAATATGCCAAATTCAGCATTTTACTCAAGGTCAgagatgcatttattttttcaaatgagagACTCCAGAAAGTTCTTGTTCTGTCAATTCTTCTGATTTTACTTTTCATCACTGGGATaatgtatgaatatatacattGCCTAAGCCAGCTTCATGAAGCCTCAGAGTGCTCTCTGCTGTGGCCATGGTACTTTTTGCTTGTTCACCTTGGGGTTTACCTGCCCCTGCAGCCATTATTCTGACACCAGAAAGTAGTAGGATTAACAAATATAAACATAGAAACAAGAACTGCTACTGATGATTCcagtagggaaaaaaataagcataattaattttaacatagtAATAAGTTCTTACAGAACCCCACCATCAAACGAGACCCATCTAGAAGAGAAAATGCCCTTCCACTTTTAATTGAGTGACAAATCTCAAAACAATGAGCAGTTCCTTTTGAAACCGGAGGATGCCATTTTCTTCTAGCTGGATGTGGTAGGGGAGACAAAGGAGGGGTCTCAGCAGTGTCCACTGCTTTAAAAAGGCAGGATGGGCCCCTGATGCTTTTATCAGAGACTGCATTTCTTCTCCACATATCTTCCACCCTGTCCTTATTAATAAGACAGATGCTTAAATCTTACCTGCAAGTGTCAATCAGGGAAAATGCATGGTTTCCTGCCTAACAATGAGATGTGGCCTTCTCTTTCAAGagacaggatttttaaaaagaaatcactcATCTAGAATGAGTTTCAGTGTTGAAAACTGAACTTATTTCTCTAAGTGTCAGATCCCTGACCTATACAGCAGGATCTTCTCCTGATAACTGTATTTTTTAACTCTAGTTTTAAAgttatacaaataaatacaagtaGATAGAGATTCTGATTAAAATAAAGATGCATATGTTCTGATATCAATTTATTGTTGTATTACCATTATTAAAGTTCTTTATTGTCAGAGGGAAAAGTGAAGGCCAGTTTTGATGCAGATATACTTTACCTCAatacaaatactttaaaagaaaaaaaggctcaGGGGCTCTTTAGAGTTATGCagcttttttgcatttatttatctaatttttctaTTGCTTCGACAATTATACTCCAATTGGATGCACCTCCATTCTTGTGTAAATCTTccagagcaagaagaacaaaTGTCCAAAAGTTACTGCCATACAATTCTGTAAAAGACACAAACGTGGAAGTCTTAAAACTTCAAATGTAACACTTACGGCCAAGGCATAAATTCGATGAGCAAATTttgaatttgaattattttaaatatacaacttgttctaaaaatttagtaaaacatacagaaaagtttctTTTCTCCTATAGCTCTACTTAGATTATTGTGAgcaaaaatgaaattgaattttcaaatgaaataatagttGTACTGGGGAAGTCAACCTTATCTTTTCCACCACAGACCCTTAGTGATGCATAGACAAACATCCCCATAGTTCTTAAATATTGTCTATTTAGACGGGATATGATGCCTACTCCCAGTTTAAATTAGAGAAAAAGACACCAAATGGAGGCTTTGTTCagtttgaaaaacaataaaatggctTCAAGTGGTAGAATTATCCTTTCACCTTCTTAATTATAAACCCAAGTGAAGTTTTTTATTGGCAACTTTTGCAATCTGTAAATGCAACACAGTTTTCAAAACAGCAGATGCAAACACTTAAAAGCTACAGTTGGAGGGGAGAGTATGAATCCGTAACTTTGTGCAATTACTGGAAAACGAAACCATTACTCATCAGAAAATTAGAGGCTAGATCTAACTATGACAAACCTCTTCATTCCCATCATGTGGTTAGAAATTTACATTCAAACGGAGCACCGAAATAACTTTCCTTTCTGGGGGCAGCAAAGCGCATAACCAGCTTCTCAGCAGGAgtggtgaaaataatttttgaaggaGAGAAAGCTTGGAGTGTTCCACAAATTCAAAGGGCAAAAATCCAGTCTCCTCATAGCCTTGGCGCAGAACGGTCAGGCCAGGGGGCAAATATAATCCCGTACAGGATTCGCAGAGACTCCCTCGGGACAGCATCCCCTAACTAGACCTTTGGGGACCCCTATTTAAGGTATACGCTTCTGAGGTCACAGGTAGTGCTAACCTATCAGGATCCATTTGACTGAAAGCTCAAAATTCCTATATGGAAACCAAAGTTCTTCTAACTTTGTATCCTGCACGTCCTGTAGAACAAATCCAGTGCAGTGTTTAGACGCTCTAAACAGAGCTATTACCAGATCGAAAAGGACAAGAGGGTGATTTAGGAGGGAAAAGTCTGCATCCTCTGGATAAAATTGCCCTTTCAGGTTCCACGAAGAAAGCCTTCTGGAGCCCGGGCCCGCGCTCCCTGGGGAGCCTTTCCTCTTCACCGCCCCTCCACGTGACCCCTTAGAGACTTCTGGGTCTCTGCAGTCCCAAGAGCTCTGCCGGGCCTAGCGCCGCCGGCTTCGGCAAATCGTAACTTGTCTCCCGGCTCTTCCGGCGGTCCCGGCGTGTAGGCGGAGGAACCCCGACCCGGGTACGTCCTGTGGCGGCGCGCCGGGAGCAGAGCCAGAGCGCAAACCGCAGTGGGGAGGCGGCGCGCCCTGAGCCTCTCCGCTTCCCCAGCGCGCACACCGCGGCCGGCGGGCGCCTCCCGCAGTAGGTAAGTGGCGATGCCAGGATGTGCGGACTCGCCAGCAACCTATGCAAACGGCCGTGCGCTGTCCCCATTGTGTGACTGTTTCTTTGGTGAGTGCTGACACCAAGGCAAGCACAGACGAAATGGTCCGCACATTGTCCCCCATTGGGGTGGCCTTATACTTACAAGTCCACTCTGAGACACCTTCTAGCCACCTGTTTCGAGTCCAGGAAAACAAAGCATGCAGGGGCTGTGCACAGGAGAGTAATTCTGCGAGTCTACGCAGGGAGGCGGCGATCCCCGAGGACACCCCTGGCGCAGGGAAAAGCGGACCCTCCCTCCTTTCTGGACCAGCAAATTAGTGGATCTGGACAGgcgagagcagagagagaagcagggaaaggaaagaagaaaggagatcgAAAGAGTGCATGTTTCTAGGGCGAGAAGACGGGGGAGATGGAACAACGTCCCGAAGCTGAAGTCCGAGTTCTAGAAGTGGGCGGCAAGGGGGAAGCCAGCCGTTAGCGGGCGCGACGGCTGTTGtgcacagttttgtttttctgttcggAGTTTCCGCGAAGATTTGGGGTACAGAAGAGGAAGTAGGTAATTGCTGGGATCAAAAGTGATGCTGAGGCCAAAGTCTGAGCCAATGTAGCCTCTCACAGACGCTGGGAGTTTCCCTGGCCCTCCCGGCCCGGGGCGGCGCCTGGGGCCTCCCTGTCCAGAGCGCACTGCCTGACGCGGGGCTTGGGAGGGGAAGAGGTCCGGAAGCCGCGCGCACAGCAGATGAGAAAGTCAGAGGGAAAGCAGCAAGTTATCTTGGGCGTTGATTCCAGAGGGCTGGAGGAAGCAGAGTGAATGGGGGGCGGGGGGTCCTGTAGCCCCTGCTCGCCAGCTCTTCCTCCATCATCACTGGCGGCAGAACTTGCACTTGATGATCTTCTTAAAGGCGTTTTGAAAGTCCTTGTTGAAGTAGGCATAAATGACAGGGTTTAGCAGAGAGTTGGAGTAGCCCAGCCAGTTGATTATAGCGCCCAAAAGGGTGGGCATGTGGCAGCTGCTCTCGCAGAAGGGCAGGACCAGAGCCACGATGAAGAAGGGCAGCCAGCAGAGGATGAAGGTGCCCATGATGATACCCAGTGTCTTTACCGTCTTCCTCTCGCGGGCCAGGGCCATCTTGCGCTTGGCCTCGGCGTTGCGCTCATTTTTCCTCTCGAAGGAGGTGGGGGCGCAGGAGGCAGCACCGGCCTCGCTGGGGAGCGGCAGGTGCTCTTTGGAGTTGCCCACTCGGTGCACCTCTATCGCCTCCAGGGCGGCGCCATCGTCGCCCTGCCTCACCGCGCCGTTGGCGCACAAAGTCCCCCCTGCCTTGTTCACGCCCCGCCTCCAGTCTCTGCTCCCTGGCTCTCCATTAACGCTCTTCTTGGGCTGTGGCGCTGGCGATGCTCCAAGGCGAGTGTCCGCTCCCCTCTTCTCCACCTTCTTGACCGTCTTGCGGATGCGGAAGCGCGCGGCTCGGAAGATGCGCCCGTAGAGAACCAGCATGAGCAGCAGAGGTATGTAGAAAGCGCCGAAAGTGGAATAGATGGTGTAGCCATGGTCCTTGCTGATGGTGCAAGCGTTGGGGTCCGAGCGGTCTTCGGGGGTGCGCCAGCCCAGCATGGGCGGGATGGAAATGAGGAAGCCAATGAGCCAAGTGAGCGAGATGAGCGCAGCGGCGCGCCTGGGAGTCCTCTTGTTCACATAGTCGATGGGGTCCGTGATGGCCCAGTATCTGTCCAGCGCGATGGCGCACAGGTGCAGGATAGACGAGGTGCAGCACAGCACGTCGAGGGCGATAAACAGGTCGCAGGTGATCTGGCCCAGGGTCCACTTGTTGAGCACCTGGTACAGCGCGGCCATGGGCAGCACCAGCACCGACACCATGAGGTCGGTGACCGCCAAGGAGCCGATGAGATAGTTAGCCACGTTCTGCAGGGAGCGCTCCAGGGCGATGGCGGCCACCACGCAGGCATTGCCTAGCACAGCACAGAAGATGAGCGTGCCCAGTAGTAGAGAGGTGATCACTTGGTAGCTGAAGGTCACGTCGGAGATGCCAGTAGTGTTGTCACCTGTCCCAAAGGGACCCTGCGACGATGTTGTGTTGTTGCCCTGGCCAGGGCTGAGCCCATCCATGCCTGCGCGCCCGGCGGGGGGAGggcgaggggaggggagaaagagctACGGTAGGATTTCCGCTTGCCCCTCCCTCTGGGGTCTTCTGACCCTTTTCCAGGGGAGTTTCAGAGGGAGGGGATGCAGGGACTCAGGAGGAAGTTCTTACTGCTCTGGCGAAGGCATCTACGAGGAGCAGCTTTTAAGCGCTCCTGGGCTCGTGTGGTCCAGAGCGCTCAGAGGCTCCAGCCTGGAAACTGGAGTTGGCCTGAGAGCAGCTCCGGGATCTCTGGGCGGCGAAGTGGCTGGGACGTCTGCCTCTCGCTGTCCATTTTACTTTGCTGCTGCCCAGCTAGCTGCCAGAGCAGGAGCCTTCCCACCAGCAAACAGTCTCCAATCCCAGAAGGATCTGGAATAGAGAAACCCCATCCTCCACGGTTGCTCTGTGACCCTCccttctctgtttccttccttctctgtctcccacTCGTCCTGTCTCTTCTCTTActcctcagcctcctcctcctcctttctgtcCCTTCTCCTTCACTCCAGCCTGCGCCTCCCCTGTTagtctccctctcccttctcacTCCCCTCTCTTTATCCCTCTGCCTGTCGCTCCGACAGCCAGTCCCCCTCCCTCTAACCCTCCCCTCCTAACAGTTCCCCAACCCCGAGTGTTTCTTTCCTCTAGGTCCCCGCCCTCCTCTGCCTCTAGCCCAGAGTCTTTGTGTTCAAGTCCCTTTTTGTCGACAGAGACTCAGAACTCGCTTAACACACCGGATCCGCCGGCCAGACCAGTGTTGTAACAAATAATCTCCGCTTCGCAGCCAGCCAAACTCGGGGGAGGGGGCAGGCAGGAGGGCAACTTTGTTAACTACCCATTTCATCATATTTCTGTCAAATTCTTAAATAGAGTCAGGATCACAGAGGCCATAGGAATGAGAAAAGCAGGCACACGGAGCCAGACTGAGAAGGTGGACAGCCCTGGGCCAGTctataagttattgttaattggTGGAAAGAAGACCGAGTGTGTCTTAGCTCATTAAGACCCCTGGTTCATCACCTAACTGTCCAGCCTAACTCCCTTGAGGAGGATGTTgcctgtgactttttttttttttaaccttgggGAACTGggggagaaagaaattataaaggacGTGTCAAAGGACAAGGACGGGCAAACAGCTGCATCtcaaagtgaaggaaaaaacTTAATTCGGTATGTATTCTACACGCGCGCACGTCACCACTACCCTTATAATTTCAGTGAACGCTGCTACCCCACAAAGCTTTGTGGCGAGtaaatttagagaagaaaatattttgtctatGTGTTGTATATGAGGTCGGGCATTTTACAttgtattttgcatttcttaGGAAAGCCTGCAAACCTCCAGGCAGACCTTGGTAGAATCCATGATCGCCAGGCTCTGAGCCTCTCTTAATCTCCGAAACTGGGTTCAGCACCTGGGACAGTTCTAAGCAGTAAGGGCTTTTGTCGCCACCTTCCGGCAAATACTTTAGAGCGCCATCTAGAAACCCTTGTCCTGCAGAAATTACACAGGTATTGAGGAAATCCCACAACTTCAAGAAAGAGTAAGGcagttattaaaagaaaagtaacactgagttttttttttctatttttttcaaaaattccttCTAGTGCCCTCTTTTGCTCTTCACCTTGTATGTCAAGCCTGTTATATGTTCCTGCTCCTTTTGAATGCCTGCAGCATGTCATTCACAAGTTCTATCTAGAAATGCCATTTTAATAGACCTTCACCTGCGTTGGTTTTGTGCTGCAATAGCTTGCGCTTTGGAACTCACATATTTGCATACATTCACCTTTTATTGGGGGGAGAGGGAACagtattatattttacaaataagagaCTTCCATGGGTTTGTTCTCAGCTGTTTCCTTTACCAAGAACACCAAATTTAATCCCATTTGAAGATAGGTAAAGAATGGGGCTTCTAATAAACTAGAATAAATATACAACACAAGGCTCACTTATACATCCTGATTATAGGCCTGCAGTGAAGAAAAAGTGCAGAATGCAATCCCAGAAGCAGCTGACTCTAGACAACATACACAGATTCACTACAGATTGCAATAGTCTTAATATTGTGTTCAAATTTGGGCTCTGAATTTCATAGCTTTGAATTCTCCAAGACCAAACAAAAGAGCAATCACCAAAGTATCAAAGAAAATCCAGTTGGGCTCATGCATACAGTACAGGGAAGTGTGTTTGGAGATGGATTGTTTTGCAATTCAGTGCTGGGCACAGTTCCCAGTCAATCATTTCAGCATGCCACAATAATGAACCTGCCATTTATGATGATTCATGGCAttgaaaagaaagagataagTATTCATGGGAATACTGGCTACAGACTCTTAAGAAGTCTTTTTAAGATTTGCGAAGGTATACATTTCCCCTTCCAAAATTTCATCACGAATACAGAACTAAATTGCTTTGTTAAAATATAGTTGCAGCTCCAAATGTtataataggaaaatatttaatatctgaaTTCTTCAAagataaaactttgaaaatacagttgagaacataaacaaatagtaaaagaaaataaatttaaatttgaaaagcaaatataCACATATCTAGATCGTACTGAATAAGAATTGTGCCAGACTTAGcatgtaaatatgtaaatcacaaataaatcagtaaatatgTCAGTAAGCAATTGTTTTTTCATCCGTTGGACCCAAATGGCTTAATaactgataaatttattttttttcttttcaagaaaacTAAAATGCGGTAATTTGGGGGTTAATATTCATGAGGTTTAGCATTTGCTATTTTGCTTTAATCTGCTATGATGCAGCATTTTTAACTTAGTTTTAAAAATCCCAAGttgttttttctcagaaataatgtacataatatatcaaacattttatttcctaaaatgtaaaacaagttTTTGAGGCACTCTTGTAAACACTAGTAAGAAAATAGAAGTATAAAAAGACATGCAGAACTGACTATGGTTCCGTAACCTGCAAGTGACTAATCAATAATTATGCATAACTTTTTATGAACTAATAATGCTGTGGCATATAGTAAAAGCAGAATGCTATTGCATTTCTTCATGTTCACACTTTGCCAATTCTTCTGTGATTAACTCTTAAAGATACAGAATCCCGGATATGCCTGAAGAAACTGGTGCAAACCAAAGCTCCTGGATAGAGTTAAGCTTTTATTCATCATGGCCTCTGAAGTGAACCTAAACAAAATCTAGCTTTATAACAGATATTATTGGTGAcatcatttgaaaacaaaaaattccagTCATTCTGTCTTATTTCTTGTCTGAATTTACCAGATGCAAGCATGAATTTGTCAGGTTATGAATTTGAGGTATGACACATCATCCATCATGtgaaatttttctaaaacagtttatgagagataaatatttttgacatttttacaggaaatttgataCAAGCCCAGCATTTCAATGTAGCTCTTTGACCAGGGACATAGATAAAAAGATGTTAAGCTGAAGTTTGGCTGTGAATCTTGAATGTTTTATTATTACTGAAGGTTCACTGATGGTTGAGGCTTCTCAGTAATTGATATGTTTATCCATCATCTGCAAATTACGGCTGATTTTTCTACTAACAAAGAAAGAACCTATATGATAAAGAGTTGAACCTTTACTTATGAGGTTGTTATTTCTAAAAGTCTAACCGAAACTagaatagaaaattttattaagcaaTTCTAAATTTAATTCTCCCTAATCTGCAAATACTAAAGCAGTAGGGCAATTGTAGtttttccagaactgtgagtttTGATTGGAATTcattaggaagaaaaacttaTAGGAAAATTTTGCTAAGATAATTTGAGAAATGTGGCCTTCTGATTATCAGTGAGAATTTACAAGAAATGTAACCAAAATGCGAGAGAATAAATCCTTCTCTAAAACCAAGCACACTTTTTTTGTGGGCTGGTCTCTAGTGTACACTTTCCCCTGCTGATATCATTCCTTCACTGATCTTTTTTCCTATGAGACACTTCCTGCTGGCCCGGAACTGTTCAGGGTTTTCAGTGGCAAAGTACAAACAGTGGAAAGTCTCTGCTCCTGAGAactgtaaataggcttgcttcaTTTAGCACACATGCTAAAAACATGGCATgaagagagttaaaaaaaaaaaaaaaagaaagaaaagtaatgtGTATTCATtacctgtgtggccttgggcagatTAATTAACCCTCTTGTTTTCTCAATAATAAAATGGGTGAAATAACAggcttgtgaagattaaatatttaatacacaTTGCTGGCCcgtaataaacacaaaataaaagtcTCACGATAATAGTAGTAATAGAGATgcaaagtaataatattaattctcttTCTACTGATAACTGTTCAGAAGTGTGAAGAAAGAGAATTGGATGGCCTTAAACAGCATGAgcttgaaacaaaaataaataaggtccTTTCAGATGCAAATTCATTAGTAAAACAATTTGCATGTGCATGTTACATTTTCCCAATTTGTTAAAGTACTTGTTAAGTTTCCAATTCTCTAAGAAATTCTggataaaatacagataaaaaaaaaaaaaccgtgaTGCCTGCATTCTGGAACTTCTTGACTGAAATCAGAAgttattgggggtggggaggggaagaaaagaacatgTCAACAAAAGTTCAATAACTGGTATAGCATAGGAGTCTGCCTTTTCCCTGGCATCTCGATCATTATTTGAAagcatgaaataaataattaaaatgtatacatgacaataaaatgcttaaaagtacagtaaa
Protein-coding regions in this window:
- the HTR1A gene encoding 5-hydroxytryptamine receptor 1A, which gives rise to MDGLSPGQGNNTTSSQGPFGTGDNTTGISDVTFSYQVITSLLLGTLIFCAVLGNACVVAAIALERSLQNVANYLIGSLAVTDLMVSVLVLPMAALYQVLNKWTLGQITCDLFIALDVLCCTSSILHLCAIALDRYWAITDPIDYVNKRTPRRAAALISLTWLIGFLISIPPMLGWRTPEDRSDPNACTISKDHGYTIYSTFGAFYIPLLLMLVLYGRIFRAARFRIRKTVKKVEKRGADTRLGASPAPQPKKSVNGEPGSRDWRRGVNKAGGTLCANGAVRQGDDGAALEAIEVHRVGNSKEHLPLPSEAGAASCAPTSFERKNERNAEAKRKMALARERKTVKTLGIIMGTFILCWLPFFIVALVLPFCESSCHMPTLLGAIINWLGYSNSLLNPVIYAYFNKDFQNAFKKIIKCKFCRQ